From the genome of Carassius gibelio isolate Cgi1373 ecotype wild population from Czech Republic chromosome A16, carGib1.2-hapl.c, whole genome shotgun sequence, one region includes:
- the LOC128031177 gene encoding T-cell differentiation antigen CD6 isoform X1 yields MPLLLLCVVLQALSLSQGFNGTDRTSKSVKKHAESDKQIELSTLSLSEGCFGVPRTLYKNTTVHVTLNLLDDQEKKELALQICERFSCGGVYEHGMSATVHNGTCLADCILRNSKLHNCTTAAKGDCRNATQVICEHQAVRLVGGSDRCAGRVELLHSGKWGTVCDDDFGNFSQRLICAQLRCGSPIREGFFGPGIGPIHITQMKCNGSESSLWECDSSKTTASNYCGHKEDAGVVCSESAEKPITQTTGLNLTTLVPVSTAVAATDSNSGISAAAIGCIILSIALLMVIILNAAAYVHFKRAKECVIYQHQTNSHSSLESQSNVQMGNHNTPTTGQQYESLGPRMSSKYGSKFSTRTNPPTHDSDSSTDSDYEYHDNNRPQRLHLKNSRDVKDVVSASSGEKCVHNVEINMDTIQKLAVDMNDTSSTSSGEFYQNTKTDMSDTLQPPEETPALQETLPLTRLSYGDHHLPGTDNKGIDMNDSSSTSSGEFYQNTETNTDNNFTSHVNDLDSTSSGECYQNTEINMDNDLQCEDEESPSLPQKSLKTPHSAQMSGNTAGYSGSPVPVTHSQDGNDSDSTSSEECYQNTEMDENAYHHYGEESPSLPEMSFQNPHIAQMTEDTDGYGDHHEPRNLSQETDNRSTASEASYVNVPPKKESEDNYAASSESDYDEPEAW; encoded by the exons TTGAGCTCTCCACACTAAGCCTGTCCGAGGGCTGTTTTGGTGTGCCTAGGACTCTTTACAAGAACACTACGGTCCATGTGACCCTCAACCTTTTGGATGATCAGGAAAAGAAAGAGCTTGCTCTCCAAATCTGTGAACGTTTTAGTTGTGGCGGTGTTTATGAGCACGGCATGTCTGCAACAGTGCACAATGGCACTTGTCTTGCAGACTGCATCCTGAGAAACTCAAAACTGCACAACTGCACTACAGCCGCAAAAGGCGACTGCAGGAATGCAACTCAAGTTATCTGCG AGCACCAGGCTGTCCGATTGGTTGGAGGAAGTGATCGTTGTGCCGGTCGGGTGGAGCTGCTGCATTCTGGGaagtggggaacagtgtgtgatgatgATTTTGGCAATTTTAGTCAACGTTTAATATGTGCCCAGCTGAGATGTGGCAGCCCAATACGAGAGGGCTTTTTTGGACCTGGAATAGGTCCCATCCACATCACCCAAATGAAATGCAATGGCTCCGAGAGCAGCTTATGGGAGTGCGACTCAAGCAAAACCACTGCAAGCAATTATTGTGGACATAAGGAAGATGCTGGCGTTGTGTGTTCAG AAAGTGCAGAGAAACCAATCACACAGACAACCGGGCTGAACTTGACAACACTGGTGCCAG TGTCAACTGCAGTGGCAGCTACAGACAGCAACAGTGGCATTTCAGCAGCAGCGATTGGCTGCATCATCTTATCTATTGCTCTGCTTAtggttattattttaaatgccgCAGCCTATGTGCATTTCAAAAGAGCAAAGG AATGTGTGATTTACCAACATCAAACTAACTCTCACTCAAGCCTGGAGTCCCAGTCCAATGTACAGATGGGAAACCACAACACACCAACCACGGGGCAGCAGTACG AAAGTCTTGGCCCGAGGATGAGCTCAAAATATGGCAGCAAATTCAGCACGAGAACAAATCCACCCACACATGACTCCGACAGTTCTACTGATTCAGACTATGAATATCACGACAACAATCGACCGCAAAGACTGCATCTAAAAAACTCAA GAGATGTGAAAGACGTAGTCAGTGCATCCTCTGGAGAAAAATGTGTGCAcaatgtggaaattaacatggATACCATCCAAAAGTTAG CAGTAGATATGAATGATACAAGCAGTACTTCTTCTGGAGAGTTCTATCAAAACACAAAGACTGACATGAGCGACACTCTTCAGCCAC CTGAGGAAACACCAGCACTTCAAGAAACGTTACCATTGACACGCTTGTCTTATGGTGACCATCACTTACCTGGAACTGACAATAAAG GAATAGATATGAATGATTCAAGCAGTACATCTTCTGGCGAGTTCTATCAAAACACAGAGACCAACACAGACAACAATTTCACATCAC ATGTGAATGATTTAGACAGTACATCTTCTGGCGAGTGCTATCAAAACACAGAGATCAACATGGACAACGATCTCCAGTGTG AAGACGAGGAAAGTCCATCACTTCCTCAGAAGTCACTAAAGACACCCCACAGTGCTCAGATGTCAGGAAACACTGCTGGTTACAGCGGCTCTCCTGTACCTGTCACCCACAGTCAAG ATGGGAATGATTCAGACAGTACATCATCAGAAGAGTGTTATCAGAACACAGAGATGGATGAAAACGCCTATCATCATTATG gTGAGGAAAGCCCATCACTTCCTGAGATGTCTTTTCAGAATCCCCACATTGCACAGATGACAGAAGATACTGACGGTTACGGAGACCATCATGAACCTAGAAACCTCAGTCAAG aaACAGATAACCGTAGCACagcatcagaggcatcttacgtTAATGTACCACCTAAAAAAGAGAGCGAGGACAATTATGCTGCATCTTCAGAGAGCGACTATGATGAACCTGAAGCCTGGTGA
- the LOC128031177 gene encoding T-cell differentiation antigen CD6 isoform X4, with amino-acid sequence MPLLLLCVVLQALSLSQGFNGTDRTSKSVKKHAESDKQIELSTLSLSEGCFGVPRTLYKNTTVHVTLNLLDDQEKKELALQICERFSCGGVYEHGMSATVHNGTCLADCILRNSKLHNCTTAAKGDCRNATQVICEHQAVRLVGGSDRCAGRVELLHSGKWGTVCDDDFGNFSQRLICAQLRCGSPIREGFFGPGIGPIHITQMKCNGSESSLWECDSSKTTASNYCGHKEDAGVVCSESAEKPITQTTGLNLTTLVPVSTAVAATDSNSGISAAAIGCIILSIALLMVIILNAAAYVHFKRAKECVIYQHQTNSHSSLESQSNVQMGNHNTPTTGQQYESLGPRMSSKYGSKFSTRTNPPTHDSDSSTDSDYEYHDNNRPQRLHLKNSRDVKDVVSASSGEKCVHNVEINMDTIQKLAVDMNDTSSTSSGEFYQNTKTDMSDTLQPPEETPALQETLPLTRLSYGDHHLPGTDNKDVNDLDSTSSGECYQNTEINMDNDLQCDEESPSLPQKSLKTPHSAQMSGNTAGYSGSPVPVTHSQDGNDSDSTSSEECYQNTEMDENAYHHYGEESPSLPEMSFQNPHIAQMTEDTDGYGDHHEPRNLSQETDNRSTASEASYVNVPPKKESEDNYAASSESDYDEPEAW; translated from the exons TTGAGCTCTCCACACTAAGCCTGTCCGAGGGCTGTTTTGGTGTGCCTAGGACTCTTTACAAGAACACTACGGTCCATGTGACCCTCAACCTTTTGGATGATCAGGAAAAGAAAGAGCTTGCTCTCCAAATCTGTGAACGTTTTAGTTGTGGCGGTGTTTATGAGCACGGCATGTCTGCAACAGTGCACAATGGCACTTGTCTTGCAGACTGCATCCTGAGAAACTCAAAACTGCACAACTGCACTACAGCCGCAAAAGGCGACTGCAGGAATGCAACTCAAGTTATCTGCG AGCACCAGGCTGTCCGATTGGTTGGAGGAAGTGATCGTTGTGCCGGTCGGGTGGAGCTGCTGCATTCTGGGaagtggggaacagtgtgtgatgatgATTTTGGCAATTTTAGTCAACGTTTAATATGTGCCCAGCTGAGATGTGGCAGCCCAATACGAGAGGGCTTTTTTGGACCTGGAATAGGTCCCATCCACATCACCCAAATGAAATGCAATGGCTCCGAGAGCAGCTTATGGGAGTGCGACTCAAGCAAAACCACTGCAAGCAATTATTGTGGACATAAGGAAGATGCTGGCGTTGTGTGTTCAG AAAGTGCAGAGAAACCAATCACACAGACAACCGGGCTGAACTTGACAACACTGGTGCCAG TGTCAACTGCAGTGGCAGCTACAGACAGCAACAGTGGCATTTCAGCAGCAGCGATTGGCTGCATCATCTTATCTATTGCTCTGCTTAtggttattattttaaatgccgCAGCCTATGTGCATTTCAAAAGAGCAAAGG AATGTGTGATTTACCAACATCAAACTAACTCTCACTCAAGCCTGGAGTCCCAGTCCAATGTACAGATGGGAAACCACAACACACCAACCACGGGGCAGCAGTACG AAAGTCTTGGCCCGAGGATGAGCTCAAAATATGGCAGCAAATTCAGCACGAGAACAAATCCACCCACACATGACTCCGACAGTTCTACTGATTCAGACTATGAATATCACGACAACAATCGACCGCAAAGACTGCATCTAAAAAACTCAA GAGATGTGAAAGACGTAGTCAGTGCATCCTCTGGAGAAAAATGTGTGCAcaatgtggaaattaacatggATACCATCCAAAAGTTAG CAGTAGATATGAATGATACAAGCAGTACTTCTTCTGGAGAGTTCTATCAAAACACAAAGACTGACATGAGCGACACTCTTCAGCCAC CTGAGGAAACACCAGCACTTCAAGAAACGTTACCATTGACACGCTTGTCTTATGGTGACCATCACTTACCTGGAACTGACAATAAAG ATGTGAATGATTTAGACAGTACATCTTCTGGCGAGTGCTATCAAAACACAGAGATCAACATGGACAACGATCTCCAGTGTG ACGAGGAAAGTCCATCACTTCCTCAGAAGTCACTAAAGACACCCCACAGTGCTCAGATGTCAGGAAACACTGCTGGTTACAGCGGCTCTCCTGTACCTGTCACCCACAGTCAAG ATGGGAATGATTCAGACAGTACATCATCAGAAGAGTGTTATCAGAACACAGAGATGGATGAAAACGCCTATCATCATTATG gTGAGGAAAGCCCATCACTTCCTGAGATGTCTTTTCAGAATCCCCACATTGCACAGATGACAGAAGATACTGACGGTTACGGAGACCATCATGAACCTAGAAACCTCAGTCAAG aaACAGATAACCGTAGCACagcatcagaggcatcttacgtTAATGTACCACCTAAAAAAGAGAGCGAGGACAATTATGCTGCATCTTCAGAGAGCGACTATGATGAACCTGAAGCCTGGTGA
- the LOC128031179 gene encoding cilia- and flagella-associated protein 418 isoform X2 yields MADDLDDLLDEVESKFCCSKSASKQSTCAFKQTNQKCANPEDKKQSRKQHDSDDIDAMLQKILDEDYQPISTHASQITGQNLFSNNVQEE; encoded by the exons ATGGCGGATGATTTGGATGATTTACTTGATGAAGTCGAATCAAAGTTTTGTTGCAGCAAGTCTGCATCCAAACAATCAACTTGCGCCTTTAAACAAACGAACCAAAAATGTGCTAACCCGGAGGACAAGAAACAGTCAAG AAAACAACATGACAGTGATGATATTGACGCTATGCTGCAAAAAATACTGGATGAGGATTATCAACCCATCAGCACTCATGCAAGTCAAATAACTGGACAAAACCTGTTCTCAAACAATGTCCAAGAA GAATAA
- the LOC128031177 gene encoding T-cell differentiation antigen CD6 isoform X3 yields MPLLLLCVVLQALSLSQGFNGTDRTSKSVKKHAESDKQIELSTLSLSEGCFGVPRTLYKNTTVHVTLNLLDDQEKKELALQICERFSCGGVYEHGMSATVHNGTCLADCILRNSKLHNCTTAAKGDCRNATQVICEHQAVRLVGGSDRCAGRVELLHSGKWGTVCDDDFGNFSQRLICAQLRCGSPIREGFFGPGIGPIHITQMKCNGSESSLWECDSSKTTASNYCGHKEDAGVVCSESAEKPITQTTGLNLTTLVPVSTAVAATDSNSGISAAAIGCIILSIALLMVIILNAAAYVHFKRAKECVIYQHQTNSHSSLESQSNVQMGNHNTPTTGQQYESLGPRMSSKYGSKFSTRTNPPTHDSDSSTDSDYEYHDNNRPQRLHLKNSRDVKDVVSASSGEKCVHNVEINMDTIQKLAVDMNDTSSTSSGEFYQNTKTDMSDTLQPPEETPALQETLPLTRLSYGDHHLPGTDNKDVNDLDSTSSGECYQNTEINMDNDLQCEDEESPSLPQKSLKTPHSAQMSGNTAGYSGSPVPVTHSQDGNDSDSTSSEECYQNTEMDENAYHHYGEESPSLPEMSFQNPHIAQMTEDTDGYGDHHEPRNLSQETDNRSTASEASYVNVPPKKESEDNYAASSESDYDEPEAW; encoded by the exons TTGAGCTCTCCACACTAAGCCTGTCCGAGGGCTGTTTTGGTGTGCCTAGGACTCTTTACAAGAACACTACGGTCCATGTGACCCTCAACCTTTTGGATGATCAGGAAAAGAAAGAGCTTGCTCTCCAAATCTGTGAACGTTTTAGTTGTGGCGGTGTTTATGAGCACGGCATGTCTGCAACAGTGCACAATGGCACTTGTCTTGCAGACTGCATCCTGAGAAACTCAAAACTGCACAACTGCACTACAGCCGCAAAAGGCGACTGCAGGAATGCAACTCAAGTTATCTGCG AGCACCAGGCTGTCCGATTGGTTGGAGGAAGTGATCGTTGTGCCGGTCGGGTGGAGCTGCTGCATTCTGGGaagtggggaacagtgtgtgatgatgATTTTGGCAATTTTAGTCAACGTTTAATATGTGCCCAGCTGAGATGTGGCAGCCCAATACGAGAGGGCTTTTTTGGACCTGGAATAGGTCCCATCCACATCACCCAAATGAAATGCAATGGCTCCGAGAGCAGCTTATGGGAGTGCGACTCAAGCAAAACCACTGCAAGCAATTATTGTGGACATAAGGAAGATGCTGGCGTTGTGTGTTCAG AAAGTGCAGAGAAACCAATCACACAGACAACCGGGCTGAACTTGACAACACTGGTGCCAG TGTCAACTGCAGTGGCAGCTACAGACAGCAACAGTGGCATTTCAGCAGCAGCGATTGGCTGCATCATCTTATCTATTGCTCTGCTTAtggttattattttaaatgccgCAGCCTATGTGCATTTCAAAAGAGCAAAGG AATGTGTGATTTACCAACATCAAACTAACTCTCACTCAAGCCTGGAGTCCCAGTCCAATGTACAGATGGGAAACCACAACACACCAACCACGGGGCAGCAGTACG AAAGTCTTGGCCCGAGGATGAGCTCAAAATATGGCAGCAAATTCAGCACGAGAACAAATCCACCCACACATGACTCCGACAGTTCTACTGATTCAGACTATGAATATCACGACAACAATCGACCGCAAAGACTGCATCTAAAAAACTCAA GAGATGTGAAAGACGTAGTCAGTGCATCCTCTGGAGAAAAATGTGTGCAcaatgtggaaattaacatggATACCATCCAAAAGTTAG CAGTAGATATGAATGATACAAGCAGTACTTCTTCTGGAGAGTTCTATCAAAACACAAAGACTGACATGAGCGACACTCTTCAGCCAC CTGAGGAAACACCAGCACTTCAAGAAACGTTACCATTGACACGCTTGTCTTATGGTGACCATCACTTACCTGGAACTGACAATAAAG ATGTGAATGATTTAGACAGTACATCTTCTGGCGAGTGCTATCAAAACACAGAGATCAACATGGACAACGATCTCCAGTGTG AAGACGAGGAAAGTCCATCACTTCCTCAGAAGTCACTAAAGACACCCCACAGTGCTCAGATGTCAGGAAACACTGCTGGTTACAGCGGCTCTCCTGTACCTGTCACCCACAGTCAAG ATGGGAATGATTCAGACAGTACATCATCAGAAGAGTGTTATCAGAACACAGAGATGGATGAAAACGCCTATCATCATTATG gTGAGGAAAGCCCATCACTTCCTGAGATGTCTTTTCAGAATCCCCACATTGCACAGATGACAGAAGATACTGACGGTTACGGAGACCATCATGAACCTAGAAACCTCAGTCAAG aaACAGATAACCGTAGCACagcatcagaggcatcttacgtTAATGTACCACCTAAAAAAGAGAGCGAGGACAATTATGCTGCATCTTCAGAGAGCGACTATGATGAACCTGAAGCCTGGTGA
- the LOC128031179 gene encoding cilia- and flagella-associated protein 418 isoform X1, translating to MSKKCFPVFLGGSSVPHGVGTSVSQRACNHLRCTSCDFSVIMFENHEWDSFCDYLFFRNNMPEYHKLKAKLRRKMGGRAYACQCSWHSTLILSDLREQQQLKWVCGKHKE from the exons ATGTCCAAGAA ATGCTTTCCAGTGTTTCTTGGTGGAAGCTCTGTACCTCACGGTGTTGGAACCAGCGTTTCTCAAAG GGCCTGCAACCATTTAAGATGCACGTCTTGCGATTTCAGTGTAATTATGTTTGAGAATCACGAGTGGGACTCCTTCTGTGACTATTTATTTTTCAG GAATAACATGCCAGAATATCACAAACTAAAAGCCAAACTAAGAAGGAAAATGGGTGGGCGTGCATACGCCTGTCAATGTAGCTGGCACTCGACCCTGATACTCTCAGACCTGAGGGAGCAACAGCAGCTAAAGTGGGTTTGTGGCAAACACAAAGAATGA
- the LOC128031177 gene encoding T-cell differentiation antigen CD6 isoform X2, with translation MPLLLLCVVLQALSLSQGFNGTDRTSKSVKKHAESDKQIELSTLSLSEGCFGVPRTLYKNTTVHVTLNLLDDQEKKELALQICERFSCGGVYEHGMSATVHNGTCLADCILRNSKLHNCTTAAKGDCRNATQVICEHQAVRLVGGSDRCAGRVELLHSGKWGTVCDDDFGNFSQRLICAQLRCGSPIREGFFGPGIGPIHITQMKCNGSESSLWECDSSKTTASNYCGHKEDAGVVCSESAEKPITQTTGLNLTTLVPVSTAVAATDSNSGISAAAIGCIILSIALLMVIILNAAAYVHFKRAKECVIYQHQTNSHSSLESQSNVQMGNHNTPTTGQQYESLGPRMSSKYGSKFSTRTNPPTHDSDSSTDSDYEYHDNNRPQRLHLKNSRDVKDVVSASSGEKCVHNVEINMDTIQKLAVDMNDTSSTSSGEFYQNTKTDMSDTLQPPEETPALQETLPLTRLSYGDHHLPGTDNKGIDMNDSSSTSSGEFYQNTETNTDNNFTSHVNDLDSTSSGECYQNTEINMDNDLQCDEESPSLPQKSLKTPHSAQMSGNTAGYSGSPVPVTHSQDGNDSDSTSSEECYQNTEMDENAYHHYGEESPSLPEMSFQNPHIAQMTEDTDGYGDHHEPRNLSQETDNRSTASEASYVNVPPKKESEDNYAASSESDYDEPEAW, from the exons TTGAGCTCTCCACACTAAGCCTGTCCGAGGGCTGTTTTGGTGTGCCTAGGACTCTTTACAAGAACACTACGGTCCATGTGACCCTCAACCTTTTGGATGATCAGGAAAAGAAAGAGCTTGCTCTCCAAATCTGTGAACGTTTTAGTTGTGGCGGTGTTTATGAGCACGGCATGTCTGCAACAGTGCACAATGGCACTTGTCTTGCAGACTGCATCCTGAGAAACTCAAAACTGCACAACTGCACTACAGCCGCAAAAGGCGACTGCAGGAATGCAACTCAAGTTATCTGCG AGCACCAGGCTGTCCGATTGGTTGGAGGAAGTGATCGTTGTGCCGGTCGGGTGGAGCTGCTGCATTCTGGGaagtggggaacagtgtgtgatgatgATTTTGGCAATTTTAGTCAACGTTTAATATGTGCCCAGCTGAGATGTGGCAGCCCAATACGAGAGGGCTTTTTTGGACCTGGAATAGGTCCCATCCACATCACCCAAATGAAATGCAATGGCTCCGAGAGCAGCTTATGGGAGTGCGACTCAAGCAAAACCACTGCAAGCAATTATTGTGGACATAAGGAAGATGCTGGCGTTGTGTGTTCAG AAAGTGCAGAGAAACCAATCACACAGACAACCGGGCTGAACTTGACAACACTGGTGCCAG TGTCAACTGCAGTGGCAGCTACAGACAGCAACAGTGGCATTTCAGCAGCAGCGATTGGCTGCATCATCTTATCTATTGCTCTGCTTAtggttattattttaaatgccgCAGCCTATGTGCATTTCAAAAGAGCAAAGG AATGTGTGATTTACCAACATCAAACTAACTCTCACTCAAGCCTGGAGTCCCAGTCCAATGTACAGATGGGAAACCACAACACACCAACCACGGGGCAGCAGTACG AAAGTCTTGGCCCGAGGATGAGCTCAAAATATGGCAGCAAATTCAGCACGAGAACAAATCCACCCACACATGACTCCGACAGTTCTACTGATTCAGACTATGAATATCACGACAACAATCGACCGCAAAGACTGCATCTAAAAAACTCAA GAGATGTGAAAGACGTAGTCAGTGCATCCTCTGGAGAAAAATGTGTGCAcaatgtggaaattaacatggATACCATCCAAAAGTTAG CAGTAGATATGAATGATACAAGCAGTACTTCTTCTGGAGAGTTCTATCAAAACACAAAGACTGACATGAGCGACACTCTTCAGCCAC CTGAGGAAACACCAGCACTTCAAGAAACGTTACCATTGACACGCTTGTCTTATGGTGACCATCACTTACCTGGAACTGACAATAAAG GAATAGATATGAATGATTCAAGCAGTACATCTTCTGGCGAGTTCTATCAAAACACAGAGACCAACACAGACAACAATTTCACATCAC ATGTGAATGATTTAGACAGTACATCTTCTGGCGAGTGCTATCAAAACACAGAGATCAACATGGACAACGATCTCCAGTGTG ACGAGGAAAGTCCATCACTTCCTCAGAAGTCACTAAAGACACCCCACAGTGCTCAGATGTCAGGAAACACTGCTGGTTACAGCGGCTCTCCTGTACCTGTCACCCACAGTCAAG ATGGGAATGATTCAGACAGTACATCATCAGAAGAGTGTTATCAGAACACAGAGATGGATGAAAACGCCTATCATCATTATG gTGAGGAAAGCCCATCACTTCCTGAGATGTCTTTTCAGAATCCCCACATTGCACAGATGACAGAAGATACTGACGGTTACGGAGACCATCATGAACCTAGAAACCTCAGTCAAG aaACAGATAACCGTAGCACagcatcagaggcatcttacgtTAATGTACCACCTAAAAAAGAGAGCGAGGACAATTATGCTGCATCTTCAGAGAGCGACTATGATGAACCTGAAGCCTGGTGA